The proteins below come from a single Salvia miltiorrhiza cultivar Shanhuang (shh) unplaced genomic scaffold, IMPLAD_Smil_shh original_scaffold_190, whole genome shotgun sequence genomic window:
- the LOC131003313 gene encoding cytochrome P450 734A1, which yields MYVWLLSLFWFFILVCCYYLHKFVWVPLQIQKHFNRQGVNGPDYHPIFGNTAAVRRWLIAAAEAAPIPRITHDICHRVMPHYWKWSTLYGKNFLFWFGRKPRFAVADPKMIKQILMNSSGSFQKPKLNPSSKALFGDGLVNLQGERWDVHRRITAQAFHMERVKGWIPEMAASIEDMLKKWEVERAEKSELEMDVHKQLQHLSADIISRTAFGSSYEEGNRIFQLQEQQVGLTLQALRSVYIPGFRFLPTKKNKMRWRLDQETRQSIRKSIEKSQGNSNSLLTLLMSPYENEDGVEEKLDTQEIIDECKTFYFAGKETTANLLTWVLLLLASHQDWQTRARDEVLATCRGDTHPTAETISHLKIVSMILNETLRLYPPAVALNRQASEDVKLGSLDIPGGTEIYIAMTAVHHDTEIWGDDANEFNPLRFSEPRKHPASFFPFGLGPRICVGQNLAIVEAKLVLAMILQHYSFVVSPSYRHAPMPSMTLQPQHGVQLLFSRIQQ from the exons ATGTATGTGTGGCTTCTCTCACTCTTTTGGTTCTTCATTTTGGTGTGTTGCTATTACCTCCACAAATTCGTATGGGTTCCCCTGCAAATCCAGAAACACTTCAACCGACAAGGCGTAAATGGGCCCGACTACCACCCGATCTTCGGGAACACAGCCGCGGTGCGGCGGTGGCTGATCGCGGCGGCTGAGGCGGCGCCGATCCCCCGCATCACACACGATATTTGTCACCGTGTTATGCCGCATTACTGGAAGTGGTCAACTCTTTACGGGAAGAATTTTCTGTTCTGGTTTGGGCGCAAACCCAGATTTGCAGTGGCTGATCCCAAAATGATCAAACAGATTTTGATGAATAGCAGCGGCAGTTTTCAGAAACCGAAGCTGAATCCATCTTCCAAGGCGTTGTTTGGCGATGGGCTGGTTAATCTGCAAGGTGAGAGATGGGATGTTCATAGGCGGATCACTGCGCAGGCCTTCCACATGGAGCGAGTCAAg GGTTGGATTCCTGAAATGGCAGCTAGCATAGAAGACATGCTGAAGAAGTGGGAGGTTGAAAGAGCAGAGAAAAGTGAGTTGGAAATGGATGTTCATAAACAACTTCAACACCTCTCAGCAGACATCATATCTCGAACAGCATTTGGTAGCAGTTATGAAGAAGGTAATCGCATTTTTCAGCTGCAAGAACAGCAAGTTGGTCTCACCTTGCAAGCATTGCGAAGTGTCTATATCCCCGGATTCAG GTTTCTGCCGACGAAGAAGAACAAGATGAGATGGAGACTAGACCAGGAAACTCGGCAATCCATCAGAAAATCGATTGAGAAGAGCCAAGGAAACTCGAACTCACTTCTCACATTATTGATGTCTCCATATGAGAATGAGGATGGTGTAGAGGAGAAACTGGATACTCAGGAAATCATAGATGAATGCAAAACTTTCTACTTTGCAGGAAAGGAAACAACAGCCAATCTTCTAACATGGGTGCTTCTCCTTCTTGCATCTCATCAAGACTGGCAGACCAGGGCACGAGACGAAGTCCTTGCTACGTGCAGGGGCGACACCCACCCCACTGCAGAAACTATATCCCATCTCAAAATA GTGAGCATGATATTGAACGAGACCCTTCGACTCTACCCTCCAGCAGTCGCGCTAAATAGGCAAGCATCGGAAGATGTTAAACTGGGAAGCCTCGACATTCCTGGTGGCACAGAGATATACATTGCCATGACTGCTGTCCATCATGATACTGAGATATGGGGAGACGACGCGAATGAGTTCAACCCTCTGAGATTCTCTGAGCCGCGGAAGCATCCAGCGTCCTTCTTTCCTTTTGGTTTAGGCCCCAGAATATGTGTTGGGCAGAATCTAGCCATTGTTGAGGCTAAACTAGTCTTGGCGATGATCCTGCAACATTATTCTTTCGTGGTTTCGCCCTCGTATCGACATGCTCCTATGCCATCTATGACCTTGCAGCCCCAACATGGAGTCCAACTTCTTTTCAGCAGGATTCAGCAGTAG